A window from Gemmatimonadaceae bacterium encodes these proteins:
- a CDS encoding pyrroloquinoline quinone-dependent dehydrogenase: MSVQAQTAAQWPNYGRDAGGSRFSPLALIDTANVSALTVAWTFQTGELGTRVERGSPPSLEVTPIVVDGVMYISTPLGRVIALDPGTGAVRWRYDAQVNINAGYGDFTSRGVSTYLDPAAAPGGACRRRIFVATIDARLIALDALTGVPCERFGRDGEVDLRRRLRIAPFEFQAYQQTSPPLVIGDLVVVGSSIADNSRANPASGEVRAFDARTGALRWTWYPIPQDDEAMQERSWRGGSARRTGGANAWSVLVADVARGLIFVPTSSPAPDYYGGLRPGDNRYANSIVALRARTGEVAWHFQTVHHDLWDYDNASPPALAEVVRENGARVPVVLQATKTGMLFVLHRETGDAVFPVEERPVPPSSISTEEAWPTQPFTVRTPPLSPHRRTAADAWGINEEDRSFCENALRALDGGTIFSPPSRRGTLVTPSNIGGAHWGGVAVDALNDLAIVPVNELIADVQLIPDREFDADAAREISSRTGDQFTRMRGTGYVMRRSILRAPSGLPCSPPPFGSLVAVSLRDGNIAWKVPLGTLRLPDGNLGPAEWGSPNLGGAIVTAGGLVFIGASADRSFRAFDSRSGRELWRGDVPAGAKATPMTYSHGGKQYVVIAAGGGGFWGEADSIVAFALPDSTAITPPSP; the protein is encoded by the coding sequence GTGTCCGTCCAGGCGCAGACCGCCGCGCAGTGGCCGAACTACGGCCGTGATGCCGGCGGGTCGCGCTTCTCACCGCTCGCGCTGATCGATACGGCGAACGTCTCCGCGCTCACGGTCGCGTGGACCTTCCAGACCGGTGAGCTCGGGACACGCGTCGAGCGCGGCTCACCGCCATCGCTTGAGGTCACGCCCATCGTGGTGGATGGCGTGATGTATATCAGCACGCCGCTCGGGCGCGTCATTGCGCTGGACCCAGGCACAGGGGCTGTGCGCTGGCGCTACGACGCGCAAGTGAACATCAACGCCGGCTACGGCGACTTCACGAGTCGAGGCGTGTCCACGTATCTCGACCCGGCCGCCGCGCCGGGTGGCGCCTGTCGCCGCCGCATCTTCGTCGCCACCATCGATGCCCGCCTGATCGCGCTCGACGCACTCACGGGCGTGCCCTGCGAACGATTCGGTCGCGACGGGGAAGTCGACCTGCGCCGCCGTCTGCGCATCGCCCCCTTCGAGTTTCAGGCGTACCAGCAGACCTCGCCGCCGCTGGTGATCGGCGACCTGGTCGTGGTGGGCAGTTCGATTGCCGACAACTCGCGCGCAAACCCCGCGAGCGGCGAGGTGCGCGCCTTCGACGCCCGCACGGGCGCCTTGCGATGGACCTGGTACCCGATTCCGCAGGACGACGAGGCGATGCAGGAGCGGAGTTGGCGCGGCGGGTCGGCGCGGCGCACGGGCGGTGCGAACGCTTGGTCGGTGCTCGTCGCGGATGTGGCGCGCGGACTGATCTTCGTGCCCACCTCGAGCCCAGCGCCCGACTACTACGGTGGGCTTCGGCCCGGCGACAATCGCTACGCCAACTCCATCGTCGCGTTGCGCGCCCGCACGGGCGAGGTCGCCTGGCACTTCCAGACGGTGCATCACGATCTCTGGGACTACGACAACGCATCGCCGCCCGCGCTGGCGGAAGTCGTACGCGAGAATGGCGCGCGCGTGCCGGTGGTGCTGCAGGCGACCAAGACGGGAATGCTCTTCGTGCTGCATCGCGAGACTGGCGATGCGGTGTTTCCCGTCGAGGAGCGCCCGGTGCCGCCGAGCAGCATTTCCACCGAGGAGGCCTGGCCGACGCAGCCGTTTACCGTGCGAACGCCGCCGCTGTCGCCGCACCGGCGCACGGCAGCGGACGCCTGGGGCATCAACGAGGAGGACCGCAGCTTCTGCGAGAATGCGCTGCGCGCGCTCGATGGCGGCACGATCTTCTCGCCACCGAGCCGTCGCGGCACCTTGGTCACGCCGTCGAACATCGGCGGCGCGCACTGGGGCGGCGTGGCGGTTGACGCGCTCAATGACCTGGCCATCGTGCCCGTCAACGAGCTCATCGCCGACGTGCAGCTGATTCCCGATCGCGAGTTCGATGCCGACGCGGCGCGTGAGATCTCCTCGCGCACCGGCGACCAGTTCACGCGGATGCGCGGCACGGGCTACGTGATGCGCCGCAGCATCCTGCGCGCGCCAAGTGGGCTGCCCTGTTCGCCACCACCTTTTGGATCGCTGGTCGCGGTCAGCCTGCGCGACGGCAACATCGCCTGGAAGGTGCCGCTCGGCACGCTGCGCCTGCCGGACGGCAATCTGGGCCCCGCCGAGTGGGGTTCGCCGAATCTCGGTGGTGCGATTGTCACCGCGGGCGGCCTTGTGTTCATCGGCGCCTCGGCCGACCGTTCGTTCCGCGCCTTCGATTCGCGTAGCGGCCGCGAACTTTGGCGCGGCGACGTGCCCGCCGGCGCCAAGGCCACGCCGATGACCTACTCGCACGGCGGCAAGCAGTACGTCGTCATTGCTGCCGGCGGTGGCGGGTTTTGGGGCGAGGCCGACAGCATCGTCGCGTTCGCCCTGCCGGATTCGACGGCAATCACTCCGCCTTCGCCGTAG
- a CDS encoding PQQ-binding-like beta-propeller repeat protein, with amino-acid sequence MSSRLRPLVALATVLVAGCDLFEPSRIAGTGGRPQSTSLVYQVPNPFIFLASPVATDGTRLFAESADGDLVALSMETGAVLWSIPFSEDYWAGTPVYADGLVLAATDRARAHDAATGVERWSIALPSSAIYHVTATANGVWYVGVGNEVLALDVQTGDERWRQTFAGTDPYPALARAITVAGGVLYICGEQALTMNGALTQGPVVAMDATTGEVLWTHIIKFEEEYNYCISEPSVADDAVVVADYGSNNVMALDRATGEQRWHFRGPFGWYGSRAPPIIRGDTVFFASVDKTVRALDLGTGSTIWETQFDGSLRGLANCGAVLLANNFSLHTLDSRTGAVIGENINDSWPLDLVPSTRPVVVGDTAWILGWQHAAKLVCSR; translated from the coding sequence GTGAGCTCCCGCCTCCGCCCATTGGTCGCCCTCGCCACGGTTCTCGTGGCGGGGTGCGACTTGTTCGAGCCTTCCCGCATCGCCGGTACGGGCGGCCGGCCACAGTCGACATCGCTGGTCTACCAGGTGCCAAACCCGTTCATCTTCCTCGCGTCACCGGTGGCCACGGACGGCACGCGCCTGTTCGCCGAGTCAGCGGACGGCGACTTGGTGGCGCTGTCGATGGAGACTGGGGCCGTGCTCTGGTCCATTCCGTTCAGTGAGGACTATTGGGCCGGCACCCCCGTGTACGCGGACGGCCTGGTCCTCGCCGCCACGGATCGGGCGCGCGCACACGACGCGGCGACCGGCGTCGAACGATGGAGCATCGCCCTCCCGTCCAGCGCCATCTATCACGTCACCGCGACGGCGAACGGAGTGTGGTATGTCGGCGTGGGCAACGAAGTCCTCGCGCTCGACGTCCAGACCGGCGACGAGCGCTGGCGGCAAACCTTCGCCGGCACGGATCCGTATCCCGCCCTCGCCCGTGCGATCACCGTCGCCGGAGGTGTGCTGTACATCTGCGGCGAACAGGCGCTCACGATGAACGGCGCGCTGACCCAGGGCCCGGTGGTGGCGATGGACGCCACGACCGGCGAGGTGCTCTGGACGCACATCATCAAGTTCGAGGAAGAGTACAACTACTGCATATCCGAACCGTCGGTGGCGGACGATGCGGTTGTCGTGGCCGACTACGGGAGCAACAACGTGATGGCCCTGGATCGGGCCACCGGCGAGCAGCGCTGGCACTTCCGTGGCCCGTTCGGATGGTACGGCTCGCGCGCGCCGCCGATCATCCGTGGCGACACGGTGTTCTTTGCCTCGGTGGACAAGACCGTGCGCGCCCTGGACCTCGGCACCGGAAGCACGATCTGGGAAACGCAGTTCGACGGGAGCCTCCGCGGGTTGGCGAACTGCGGTGCCGTCCTCCTGGCCAACAACTTTTCCCTTCACACACTGGACTCCCGCACTGGGGCGGTCATCGGCGAGAACATCAACGACTCCTGGCCGCTTGATCTCGTGCCCTCCACGCGTCCCGTGGTTGTGGGCGACACGGCCTGGATCCTTGGCTGGCAGCATGCGGCCAAGCTGGTGTGCTCGCGCTAG
- a CDS encoding rhomboid family intramembrane serine protease, with the protein MRLLIANVAIFALQGFLPAALLDLMVFVPRLILVRPWSIVTYMFLHGSLTHLLFNMLGLFFFASRVEARLGERRFLLLYFISGITGALASLAFTPRAAIIGASAGVFGVMMAFAMFWPRERIYIWGIIPLEARVLVIITTVMALWFGIGQRGDGVAHFAHLGGYVGAWAYLWYVQRNSGHRRFRERVNAVEPRVMKMRAPTLRKENLNLEGVHQLTREEVDRILDKINAEGMQSLSAEELRFLSNFAPLDDRKTPPVS; encoded by the coding sequence ATGCGATTGCTGATCGCCAACGTGGCGATCTTCGCGCTGCAGGGCTTCCTGCCGGCGGCGCTGCTCGACCTGATGGTCTTCGTGCCGCGGCTCATCCTCGTGCGGCCGTGGTCCATCGTCACCTACATGTTTCTGCACGGCAGCCTCACGCATCTGCTGTTCAACATGCTGGGGCTGTTCTTCTTCGCCTCGCGCGTGGAGGCCCGCCTCGGGGAACGCCGCTTCCTGCTGCTGTACTTCATCAGCGGCATCACCGGCGCATTGGCCTCGCTGGCCTTCACGCCCCGGGCGGCGATCATCGGCGCCTCGGCGGGCGTGTTCGGCGTGATGATGGCCTTCGCGATGTTCTGGCCCCGCGAGCGCATCTACATCTGGGGCATCATTCCCCTCGAGGCGCGCGTCCTGGTGATCATCACCACGGTGATGGCCCTCTGGTTCGGCATCGGCCAGCGCGGGGACGGCGTGGCGCACTTCGCCCACCTAGGCGGCTACGTCGGCGCCTGGGCCTATCTCTGGTATGTGCAGCGCAACTCGGGTCATCGGCGCTTCCGCGAGCGCGTCAACGCCGTGGAGCCCCGCGTGATGAAGATGCGCGCCCCCACGCTGCGGAAGGAGAACCTCAATCTCGAGGGCGTGCACCAACTCACGCGCGAGGAGGTGGACCGCATCCTCGACAAGATCAACGCGGAGGGGATGCAGAGCCTGTCGGCGGAGGAGCTGCGCTTCCTTTCGAACTTCGCGCCACTGGATGACAGAAAGACGCCGCCGGTGAGCTAG
- a CDS encoding methyltransferase domain-containing protein: MATSVLAHDSNNLRKWEYGNGLYQRALHRYLDRMGSLLDQCGAQNVLDAGCGEGYVQRGMTARGYRGRWTGVDLSPGAVRFARDRAPHHEWRVEDLAKLRFESSTFDAVLCSQVLEHIPTPDRVRDELARVTSRHLLVSVPFEPVFRGLCALSIALGIGQDPGHVNFWTGLAFRRFLRPVGRLLHWERTTAYQIALVEIT, from the coding sequence ATGGCGACATCCGTCCTCGCGCACGATTCCAACAACCTGCGGAAGTGGGAGTACGGGAACGGACTCTACCAGCGTGCGCTGCATCGCTACCTGGACCGGATGGGCAGCCTGCTCGATCAATGTGGGGCACAGAACGTGTTGGACGCTGGCTGCGGCGAGGGCTACGTGCAGCGGGGAATGACGGCCCGCGGATATCGCGGGCGTTGGACTGGGGTGGACCTGAGCCCCGGCGCGGTGCGCTTCGCGCGGGATCGCGCCCCACATCACGAGTGGCGCGTCGAGGACCTAGCCAAGCTCCGGTTCGAGAGCTCGACATTCGATGCCGTGCTCTGTTCTCAGGTGCTGGAGCACATTCCCACACCCGACAGGGTCCGCGACGAACTCGCTCGGGTCACGTCTCGACACCTGCTGGTTTCGGTGCCCTTCGAGCCAGTGTTCCGCGGCCTCTGCGCGCTGTCCATCGCACTCGGGATCGGGCAAGACCCCGGTCACGTGAACTTCTGGACCGGATTGGCATTTCGCCGTTTCCTGCGCCCGGTGGGACGCCTGCTGCACTGGGAACGGACCACGGCGTATCAGATTGCGCTCGTCGAGATCACTTGA
- a CDS encoding PQQ-dependent sugar dehydrogenase, whose protein sequence is MSSRLRSLLALVTLAAAPVIATAQGNAMHSMHHQFRLVKVVDSLVVPWSMAFLPNGDMLVTERPGRLRIVRGGKLMPTPVAGVPEVVSGNQAGLLDVVLHPRFAQNRLVYISYSKPESGGARNTTAVIRARFENDRLNDVQEIFQANAWSQGRGHYGSRLAFDRDGYLFITVGDRQVPPQGDLDALMAHPAQGLMTHHGKVIRLHDDGRVPADNPFVGRSDALPEIYSYGHRNLQGLIVHPVTNQVWETEHGPQGGDELNLIEAGKNYGWPVIGFGVNYRTGTQIHPSTVREGMEQPVKVWVPSIATSGLMAYTGNRFPGWQGSVFSGGLNGQQLVRIKLDGNRVVEEEIVLRDQGRIRDVRQGLDGLVYIAVEDRGGAPTAIWRLEPVGR, encoded by the coding sequence ATGTCATCCCGTCTGCGCAGCCTCCTCGCCCTCGTCACGCTGGCCGCCGCGCCGGTCATCGCGACCGCCCAGGGCAACGCCATGCACTCGATGCACCACCAGTTCCGGCTGGTGAAGGTCGTCGATTCGCTGGTGGTGCCGTGGAGCATGGCCTTCCTGCCGAACGGCGACATGTTGGTGACGGAGCGGCCCGGGCGCCTGCGCATCGTGCGCGGCGGCAAGCTGATGCCGACGCCGGTGGCTGGTGTGCCGGAGGTCGTCAGCGGTAACCAGGCCGGCTTGCTCGACGTGGTGCTGCACCCGCGTTTCGCGCAGAACCGGCTCGTGTACATCTCCTACTCCAAGCCGGAGTCAGGCGGCGCGCGCAACACCACCGCCGTCATTCGCGCGCGCTTCGAGAACGACCGCCTCAACGACGTGCAGGAGATCTTCCAGGCCAACGCCTGGTCGCAGGGCCGCGGCCACTACGGCTCGCGCCTGGCCTTCGACCGCGACGGCTACCTCTTCATCACAGTCGGCGACCGGCAGGTGCCACCGCAGGGTGATCTGGACGCGCTGATGGCGCACCCGGCGCAGGGCCTAATGACGCACCACGGCAAGGTCATCCGTCTGCACGACGATGGCCGCGTGCCGGCCGACAATCCCTTCGTGGGACGCAGTGACGCGCTGCCGGAGATCTACAGCTACGGCCATCGCAACCTGCAGGGCCTCATCGTGCATCCCGTCACCAACCAGGTCTGGGAGACGGAGCACGGCCCGCAGGGCGGCGACGAACTCAACCTCATCGAGGCCGGCAAGAACTACGGCTGGCCCGTGATCGGCTTCGGCGTGAACTACCGCACGGGCACGCAGATCCATCCGTCCACGGTGCGCGAGGGCATGGAGCAGCCAGTGAAGGTGTGGGTGCCGAGCATCGCGACGTCGGGCCTGATGGCCTACACGGGCAATCGCTTCCCGGGCTGGCAGGGCAGCGTGTTCTCCGGCGGCCTCAACGGCCAGCAGCTGGTGCGCATCAAGCTCGACGGCAACCGCGTGGTCGAGGAAGAGATCGTGCTGCGCGACCAAGGCCGCATCCGCGACGTGCGCCAGGGGCTGGACGGGCTCGTGTACATCGCGGTCGAGGACCGCGGCGGCGCGCCGACAGCGATCTGGCGGCTGGAGCCGGTCGGGCGCTAA
- a CDS encoding DUF3300 domain-containing protein, with protein sequence MRSLIRFGLGLVAPLALTSIGEPQLAKAQDAAVQATADDPWTSEELENLLAPVALYPDPILAQVLVAATYPDQIRAAAAYVERYGTAGLDEQPWEISVKAVAHYKPVLNLMAEGEDWTIALGQAYATQPQDVMDAVQGLRRMANAQGNLVTDERQRVVVEREVIRIEPAQPRVIYVPTYDPAVVYFRPIYVAQAHPSYWSWGVSWPVGVWLTYDFDWYSHRVYHHGWHVHGPHWVVVARPWVVISPWYVAPRHTTIIVNRGIVNRRFNPYPLRRYTVVHKNTNFDRRGNWDRRVGKNDGRPDRVNRATTGDRRAAPVPTGSRVADRRQVLPERAPTSARRVTPISGGPSDDRRTDAARSERRTPTPVGGTRAASERTSNGTWNPRADRGDRGAQPSTNRSSMPDRSRSEATPRPSTVRDAVSATRQRAPSAQPSAPSRSSTAAPRSSAPKPSGSARGSSSSRPPSAARGSSGTRSSGSARPSSSGSRSSGSARSSSGSGSRSSSGRGSSSRRPE encoded by the coding sequence ATGCGATCGCTCATTCGATTCGGACTCGGCCTCGTGGCCCCGCTCGCCCTCACGTCCATCGGCGAGCCGCAGCTGGCGAAGGCGCAGGACGCCGCGGTGCAGGCCACCGCCGACGATCCGTGGACCTCGGAGGAGCTCGAGAACCTGCTCGCGCCGGTCGCGCTGTATCCCGACCCGATTCTCGCGCAGGTGCTCGTCGCCGCCACCTACCCCGACCAGATCCGCGCCGCCGCGGCCTACGTGGAGCGCTACGGCACCGCGGGCCTCGACGAGCAGCCCTGGGAGATCAGCGTCAAGGCGGTCGCGCACTACAAGCCCGTGCTCAACCTGATGGCCGAGGGTGAAGACTGGACGATCGCGCTAGGCCAGGCCTACGCCACCCAGCCGCAGGACGTGATGGACGCCGTGCAGGGCCTGCGCCGGATGGCGAACGCGCAGGGCAACCTGGTCACGGACGAGCGGCAGCGCGTGGTCGTCGAGCGCGAGGTGATCCGCATCGAGCCGGCGCAGCCCCGTGTCATCTACGTGCCGACCTACGATCCGGCGGTCGTGTACTTCCGGCCGATCTACGTCGCGCAGGCGCATCCCTCGTATTGGTCCTGGGGCGTGTCATGGCCGGTGGGCGTGTGGCTGACGTATGACTTCGACTGGTACAGCCACCGCGTCTACCACCACGGCTGGCACGTGCACGGCCCGCACTGGGTCGTCGTTGCGCGGCCCTGGGTGGTGATCTCGCCTTGGTACGTGGCCCCGCGCCACACGACCATCATCGTGAACCGCGGCATCGTGAATCGGCGCTTCAATCCGTATCCACTGCGCCGCTACACGGTCGTGCACAAGAACACGAACTTCGATCGTCGCGGGAACTGGGACCGCCGCGTTGGCAAGAACGACGGCCGCCCCGACCGCGTGAACCGCGCGACTACTGGCGATCGCCGGGCGGCTCCGGTGCCCACGGGCTCGCGCGTGGCGGATCGTCGCCAGGTGTTGCCCGAGCGTGCGCCGACGTCGGCGCGCCGCGTGACGCCGATCTCCGGTGGCCCATCGGACGACCGTCGCACCGATGCCGCGCGTAGCGAGCGTCGCACGCCGACTCCGGTCGGCGGGACCCGTGCCGCCAGCGAGCGCACGAGCAACGGGACCTGGAATCCGCGTGCTGACCGCGGTGATCGTGGTGCGCAGCCGAGCACCAACCGCAGTAGCATGCCAGATCGCAGCCGCTCGGAAGCCACGCCGCGTCCTTCGACCGTTCGCGACGCGGTGAGCGCCACACGGCAGCGCGCACCAAGCGCGCAGCCCTCAGCGCCCTCGCGCAGCTCGACGGCTGCGCCACGTAGTTCGGCACCGAAGCCGTCGGGATCCGCGCGTGGATCCAGCAGCAGCCGTCCCCCGAGCGCCGCGCGTGGCTCGAGCGGCACTCGTTCCAGCGGAAGTGCCCGTCCTTCCAGCAGCGGCAGCCGCTCCAGCGGTTCCGCCCGCAGCTCCAGCGGGAGCGGCAGCCGCAGCAGCAGTGGCCGGGGCAGCAGCAGCCGTCGCCCGGAGTAG
- a CDS encoding DUF4342 domain-containing protein, producing MSSTMEEFKVSGAKLMERLKELVKEGNVRRIILRNPEGRVLLDMPLNAGIAATALLPFWAAVASVLVLATDYTVQVERDPGTNVTK from the coding sequence ATGAGCAGCACGATGGAAGAGTTCAAGGTCAGCGGCGCCAAACTGATGGAGCGGCTGAAGGAACTGGTCAAGGAAGGCAATGTCCGCCGCATCATCCTGCGGAATCCCGAGGGCCGAGTCCTGCTCGATATGCCGCTCAACGCCGGCATCGCCGCGACCGCGCTGCTGCCATTCTGGGCTGCCGTCGCCAGCGTGCTTGTACTGGCCACGGACTATACAGTCCAAGTCGAGCGCGATCCCGGCACGAACGTCACGAAATAG
- a CDS encoding S9 family peptidase: MPRFSLRAALAALSLVPLALVAQQPPAPAATPDDPFIWLEDVEGERSLAWVHERNARSLGVLQGDARFEGLQRNALEIVNATDRIAFPSFSGSVITNFWQDAEHVRGIWRRTDLASYRTDSPNWQVTLDVDALAKAEDRNWVYRGANCLEPAERYCLVSLSDGGKDAVTIREYDAVERRFIEGGFSFPEGKQGASWVDRNTLLVSREWAPGELTSSGYAYVVKRVIRGQPIERATEVYRGERSDVSAGAFVLRDAAGVVQATLLSRGRTFYEREIHHLTATGTRRLPFPERHQIHGILGDRVLFTTNEAWQGFVAGDVLSYDLRTLLTRPDASVPELMLHPGPRESIESIRLTRTRAVIALYENVRGAAYAYRREGSGWARSKLPIPENVTVGLGAASRLDDNLFVTVSGYLTPQTLLYVNAERGTAETVKAAPAKFDATGLIVEQHEATSADGTKIPYFLVRREGAPRDGSTPTLLYGYGGFQISQLPGYSAVLGKLWLERGGAYAVANTRGGGEFGPAWHQAALGPNRDRAHEDFIAVAEDLIARGFTSPRRLGIRGGSQGGLFMGVAMTRRPDLFSAVIIGVPLFDMMRFHKLLAGASWIGEYGNPDIPEQRAWIAKYSPYQALAAGKNYPTPFIFTSTKDDRVHPGHARKAAAKLESLGYPYLYYENTDGGHSAAANLVETARRSALEYTYLSRQLMDKPVP, encoded by the coding sequence ATGCCGAGATTCTCGCTCCGCGCGGCGCTCGCCGCCCTCTCGTTGGTCCCGCTGGCCCTCGTGGCCCAGCAACCGCCGGCTCCTGCGGCGACGCCTGACGACCCCTTCATCTGGCTCGAGGACGTCGAGGGAGAGCGTTCGCTGGCCTGGGTGCACGAGCGCAACGCGCGCTCGCTTGGTGTTTTGCAGGGTGACGCACGCTTCGAAGGCCTGCAGCGCAACGCGCTCGAGATCGTGAATGCCACGGATCGCATCGCCTTCCCAAGCTTCAGCGGCTCGGTCATCACGAACTTCTGGCAGGACGCCGAGCACGTGCGCGGCATCTGGCGCCGCACGGATTTGGCGAGCTATCGCACGGACAGCCCCAACTGGCAGGTCACGCTCGACGTGGATGCCTTGGCCAAGGCCGAGGACAGGAACTGGGTCTATCGTGGGGCGAATTGCCTCGAGCCGGCGGAGCGTTATTGCTTGGTCTCGCTCTCCGACGGTGGCAAGGACGCGGTGACGATCCGCGAGTACGATGCCGTTGAGCGCCGCTTCATCGAGGGCGGCTTCAGCTTCCCCGAAGGCAAGCAGGGCGCGAGTTGGGTGGACCGCAACACACTGCTCGTGTCGCGCGAATGGGCGCCGGGCGAGCTCACGTCGTCGGGCTATGCCTATGTGGTGAAGCGCGTGATTCGCGGCCAGCCCATTGAACGCGCCACCGAGGTGTACCGCGGCGAGCGCAGCGATGTCTCGGCGGGCGCCTTCGTGCTGCGTGATGCGGCGGGCGTGGTGCAGGCCACGCTGCTCTCGCGAGGTCGGACCTTCTACGAGCGCGAGATCCACCACCTGACGGCGACGGGCACGCGCCGACTGCCGTTCCCCGAGCGACACCAGATCCACGGGATTCTCGGTGACCGAGTGCTGTTCACGACCAACGAGGCCTGGCAGGGTTTCGTCGCCGGCGACGTGCTGAGCTATGACCTGCGGACGCTGCTCACGCGACCCGATGCGTCGGTGCCGGAGTTGATGCTGCACCCGGGACCGCGCGAGTCGATCGAGTCCATTCGCCTGACGCGCACGCGCGCGGTGATTGCGCTCTACGAGAATGTGCGTGGCGCCGCATACGCGTATCGCCGTGAGGGCAGCGGCTGGGCGCGCAGCAAGCTGCCTATTCCCGAGAACGTCACGGTAGGCTTGGGTGCGGCCTCACGGCTTGATGACAATCTCTTTGTGACCGTGTCCGGGTATCTCACGCCCCAGACGCTGCTCTACGTGAACGCGGAGCGCGGCACGGCGGAGACGGTCAAGGCGGCGCCGGCCAAGTTCGACGCCACGGGCCTGATCGTGGAGCAGCACGAAGCCACCAGCGCCGATGGCACGAAGATCCCGTACTTCCTCGTGCGTCGCGAAGGCGCACCGCGCGACGGATCCACGCCGACGCTTCTCTACGGCTACGGCGGATTCCAGATCTCGCAGCTTCCGGGATACAGCGCCGTGCTCGGCAAGCTTTGGCTGGAGCGGGGCGGGGCATACGCCGTGGCCAACACGCGCGGCGGCGGCGAGTTCGGACCGGCCTGGCACCAGGCGGCGCTGGGGCCGAACCGCGACCGCGCGCACGAGGACTTCATTGCCGTGGCAGAGGACCTGATCGCCAGGGGTTTCACCTCGCCGCGGCGACTCGGCATTCGTGGCGGCAGCCAGGGCGGCCTCTTCATGGGCGTGGCGATGACGCGGCGCCCCGACCTGTTCAGCGCGGTCATCATCGGCGTGCCGCTGTTCGACATGATGCGCTTCCACAAGTTGCTCGCCGGTGCGAGCTGGATCGGCGAGTACGGCAATCCGGATATCCCCGAGCAGCGGGCGTGGATCGCGAAGTACTCGCCCTACCAGGCGCTGGCCGCGGGCAAGAACTATCCAACGCCGTTCATCTTCACGTCGACCAAGGATGACCGCGTACATCCTGGTCACGCGCGCAAGGCGGCGGCGAAACTGGAGTCGCTGGGGTACCCGTATCTCTACTATGAGAACACGGACGGCGGACACTCGGCGGCGGCGAATCTCGTGGAGACCGCGCGGCGCTCTGCGCTGGAGTACACCTACCTGTCACGCCAACTGATGGACAAGCCCGTTCCATGA